One window of the Chthoniobacterales bacterium genome contains the following:
- a CDS encoding helix-turn-helix transcriptional regulator: MGQGLTKREEEVVKWLREGKTSEAIGQIMGISPRTVEKHCEHIYEKLGVANRIGVFWHFVDRKGGGDGALALLGLAQMLGGLALGA, translated from the coding sequence ATGGGGCAGGGACTTACGAAACGGGAGGAGGAGGTCGTGAAGTGGCTGCGGGAGGGGAAGACGAGCGAGGCGATCGGGCAGATCATGGGGATCAGCCCGCGGACGGTGGAGAAGCATTGCGAGCACATCTACGAGAAGCTCGGCGTGGCGAACCGCATCGGCGTCTTCTGGCATTTCGTCGATCGCAAGGGCGGCGGCGACGGGGCGCTGGCGCTCCTCGGCCTGGCCCAGATGCTGGGCGGGCTGGCGCTGGGGGCGTAG
- a CDS encoding DUF2383 domain-containing protein — MTTNPTHCINTCNALLRGERSAVETYGKAIEKYHDRAEVSLELERIREQHASSARLLEENVREMGGEPDADAGAWGAFATAIQSTANLFGEGSALESLKSGESAGRGDYEKSLEDEDVLPECKELIRSRLLPPVLANITALERLQQTA, encoded by the coding sequence ATGACCACGAATCCCACCCACTGCATCAATACCTGCAACGCCCTCCTGCGTGGCGAACGCTCTGCCGTCGAGACCTACGGCAAGGCGATCGAGAAATACCACGACCGGGCGGAGGTCTCGCTCGAGCTGGAGCGGATCCGCGAGCAGCACGCCTCGTCGGCGCGGTTGCTCGAAGAGAATGTGCGCGAGATGGGCGGGGAGCCCGACGCGGACGCCGGGGCGTGGGGCGCCTTCGCGACAGCGATCCAGTCCACCGCGAACCTCTTCGGCGAAGGCTCTGCGTTGGAATCGCTCAAGAGCGGGGAAAGCGCGGGCCGCGGCGACTACGAGAAGAGCCTCGAGGACGAGGACGTGCTGCCGGAGTGCAAGGAGTTGATCCGCTCCCGGCTGCTGCCTCCCGTCCTCGCGAATATCACCGCGCTGGAGCGGTTGCAGCAGACGGCGTGA
- the rnhC gene encoding ribonuclease HIII encodes MSNVTTYTSPLTPGQVQLLREALVAQQFDFEAKPYMIFSARKGKLNVAVYEKGPKVVVQGKDLADFITFTLEPQVLGEAKFGYDEVYEPEKFEPHFGIDESGKGDFFGPLVIAGAYVDADIARTLKEAGIQDSKAIGSDKRIRELAAIIRRTRTPQTVIMIGPEKYNQLFAKFRNLNRLLAWGHARAIENLCEMRPDCPRALSDKFADESLIQRALIDKGKALQLEQRTKAESDYAVAAASILAREKFIDWLQKTGEGLGVTLPRGASAQVKTIARQLVAAKGADFLGTVAKTHFKTAAEVIDSV; translated from the coding sequence GTGTCCAACGTCACGACCTACACGTCCCCCCTCACCCCCGGGCAGGTGCAACTGCTCCGCGAGGCCCTCGTCGCGCAGCAGTTCGACTTCGAGGCAAAGCCCTACATGATCTTCAGCGCCCGCAAGGGGAAGCTGAACGTCGCCGTCTATGAGAAAGGCCCGAAGGTCGTCGTGCAGGGCAAGGACCTCGCCGACTTCATCACCTTCACCCTCGAGCCGCAGGTCCTCGGCGAGGCGAAGTTCGGCTACGACGAGGTTTACGAGCCCGAGAAATTCGAGCCGCACTTCGGCATCGACGAGTCCGGCAAGGGCGACTTCTTCGGCCCGCTCGTCATCGCCGGCGCCTACGTCGATGCCGACATCGCCCGCACGCTCAAGGAAGCCGGCATCCAGGACAGCAAGGCCATCGGCTCCGACAAGCGCATCCGCGAACTCGCCGCCATCATCCGCCGCACGCGCACCCCGCAGACCGTCATCATGATCGGCCCGGAGAAATACAATCAGCTCTTCGCAAAGTTCCGGAATCTCAACCGCCTCCTCGCCTGGGGCCACGCCCGCGCCATCGAGAACCTCTGCGAAATGCGCCCGGACTGCCCTCGCGCCCTCTCCGACAAATTCGCCGACGAGAGCCTCATCCAGCGCGCCCTCATCGACAAGGGCAAGGCCCTCCAGCTTGAGCAGCGCACGAAGGCCGAGTCCGACTACGCCGTCGCCGCCGCCAGCATCCTCGCCCGTGAGAAGTTCATCGACTGGCTGCAAAAGACCGGCGAAGGCCTCGGCGTCACGCTGCCTCGCGGCGCCAGCGCGCAGGTGAAAACCATCGCCCGCCAGCTCGTCGCCGCGAAGGGCGCAGACTTCCTCGGCACCGTCGCGAAGACGCACTTCAAGACCGCCGCCGAGGTGATCGACTCGGTCTGA